In Pseudonocardia sp. C8, one genomic interval encodes:
- a CDS encoding dienelactone hydrolase family protein: MTVEADVAVGSVNGGRLPGFLVRPESDDPGPALVMVYELHGMTPEMRRIARELARAGYTVLIPDLFARGPVKPLCVAATMATMATGRGAALGDCESARRWLAAQPTVDPDRIGVVGFCMGGGFALLLSQTGLYRVAVPFYGRTAVRVEPVCPVVASFGGRDREFTDGYPERLEADLAERGVPHDVKVYPDAGHSFMTRTPGITGALARRLPIRADFHEPSATDATQRMLAFLRTHL, encoded by the coding sequence GTGACGGTCGAGGCGGACGTCGCCGTCGGCAGCGTCAACGGCGGCCGGCTGCCCGGGTTCCTGGTCCGGCCCGAGTCCGACGACCCCGGCCCCGCGCTCGTGATGGTCTACGAGCTGCACGGGATGACCCCGGAGATGCGGCGGATCGCCCGTGAGCTCGCCAGGGCGGGCTACACGGTGCTGATCCCGGACCTGTTCGCCCGCGGCCCGGTGAAGCCGCTGTGCGTCGCCGCGACCATGGCCACGATGGCCACCGGACGCGGTGCGGCACTGGGTGACTGCGAGTCCGCACGGCGCTGGCTGGCCGCCCAGCCCACCGTGGACCCGGACCGGATCGGCGTCGTCGGGTTCTGCATGGGCGGCGGGTTCGCGCTGCTGCTGTCGCAGACCGGGCTGTACCGGGTCGCCGTGCCGTTCTACGGCCGCACCGCGGTCCGGGTGGAGCCGGTGTGCCCGGTCGTGGCCAGCTTCGGCGGCCGGGACCGGGAGTTCACCGACGGCTACCCGGAACGCCTGGAGGCCGACCTGGCCGAGCGCGGCGTCCCGCACGACGTGAAGGTCTACCCGGATGCCGGCCACTCGTTCATGACCCGGACGCCCGGGATCACCGGGGCGCTCGCGCGGCGGCTGCCGATCCGTGCGGACTTCCACGAGCCGTCCGCCACCGACGCCACGCAGCGGATGCTCGCCTTCCTGCGCACCCATCTCTGA
- the gvpJ gene encoding gas vesicle protein GvpJ, with protein sequence MTVSQRPDSRVERVPQGDLAQVIDLILEKGLVIDVFVKVSLVGIEILTIDARVVVASVDTYLRFAEATNRLDLHEKGGKDLGEMVGGITQNATEGGAKGKTRGALEAGKEKFDEFRGERRPKEEKRR encoded by the coding sequence GTGACGGTCAGCCAGCGCCCGGACAGCCGGGTCGAACGCGTCCCGCAGGGAGACCTCGCGCAGGTCATCGACCTGATCCTGGAGAAGGGACTGGTCATCGACGTGTTCGTCAAGGTCTCGCTGGTCGGGATCGAGATCCTCACGATCGACGCCAGGGTCGTCGTCGCGAGCGTGGACACCTACCTGCGCTTCGCGGAGGCGACGAACCGGCTGGACCTGCACGAGAAGGGTGGCAAGGACCTCGGCGAGATGGTCGGCGGGATCACCCAGAACGCCACCGAGGGCGGCGCGAAGGGCAAGACCCGCGGCGCCCTGGAGGCCGGCAAGGAGAAGTTCGACGAGTTCCGCGGCGAGCGGCGCCCCAAGGAGGAGAAGCGCAGGTGA
- the gvpO gene encoding gas vesicle protein GvpO, which produces MSGASRRRSSGDDAGSPRPRARSRRDEPDPDPERQPRSERPLRRRPDESRRARPRRDSGEPDRDRERRPADGSGRTRARRESGSDGAGGTRARRESTSEEPGRPRRRRESGEPGRDREHRKRDGPRRTSERRTPDEPSRERGPTRSRRAPAEAREGSERRSRGEAEAEEQEPTPRRRTPGRSAARRRREPDEARGRPGERADPDDAVEDLEDEDRAGEDRVDEEVATEDLEDEDVDDETAADETAAIEDAADEDTTHETTEDTTDETSAEASDHEEAEDADQEDADQEDTDRDGTEPARPRRLGARAVARAAVEQIAEMTGRTPEGVTSVARSEDGWSVEVEMVEVRRIPDSADVLAVYQADLDADAELIGYRRMRRYNRGAGGDA; this is translated from the coding sequence ATGTCCGGGGCCTCCCGCCGCCGGTCGTCCGGGGACGACGCCGGCTCCCCCCGGCCGCGGGCACGGTCCCGGCGCGACGAGCCGGACCCGGATCCGGAACGGCAGCCGCGCTCGGAGCGGCCGCTGCGCCGGAGGCCCGACGAATCCCGCCGCGCCCGGCCGCGCCGGGACTCCGGCGAACCGGACCGGGACCGGGAACGCAGGCCGGCTGACGGGTCCGGCCGTACCCGGGCGCGTCGGGAGTCCGGCTCGGACGGGGCCGGTGGTACGCGGGCGCGTCGGGAGTCCACCTCGGAGGAGCCGGGCCGTCCTCGGCGGCGCCGTGAGTCCGGCGAGCCGGGCCGGGATCGGGAGCACCGGAAGCGCGACGGTCCCCGCCGGACGTCGGAGCGCCGCACGCCCGATGAGCCGAGCCGGGAGCGCGGGCCGACGCGCAGCCGCCGCGCGCCGGCCGAGGCGCGGGAGGGTTCGGAGCGGCGGTCCCGGGGGGAGGCCGAGGCGGAGGAACAGGAACCGACGCCGAGGCGCCGCACGCCAGGCCGGTCGGCTGCGCGGCGGCGCCGGGAGCCCGATGAGGCTCGCGGCCGGCCGGGGGAGCGGGCCGACCCGGACGACGCCGTCGAGGATCTCGAGGATGAGGACCGCGCCGGCGAGGACCGTGTCGACGAGGAGGTCGCGACGGAGGACCTCGAGGACGAGGACGTCGACGACGAGACCGCCGCTGACGAGACCGCCGCCATTGAGGACGCCGCCGACGAGGACACCACTCACGAGACCACTGAGGACACCACTGACGAGACCTCCGCTGAGGCCAGCGATCACGAGGAGGCCGAGGACGCCGATCAGGAGGACGCCGACCAGGAGGACACCGACCGCGACGGCACCGAACCGGCCCGACCCCGCCGCCTCGGCGCCCGTGCCGTCGCCCGCGCGGCCGTCGAGCAGATTGCCGAGATGACCGGCCGGACCCCGGAGGGGGTCACCTCGGTGGCCCGCAGCGAGGACGGCTGGTCGGTCGAGGTCGAGATGGTCGAGGTGCGCCGGATCCCGGACTCCGCCGACGTCCTCGCGGTCTACCAGGCCGACCTCGATGCCGACGCCGAGCTCATCGGATACCGGCGGATGCGCCGGTACAACCGGGGTGCCGGGGGCGACGCGTGA
- the gvpJ gene encoding gas vesicle protein GvpJ — translation MNETVRWDSGAQPAVERRGESANLADILERVLDKGIVIAGDIQVNLLDIELLTIKVRLVVASVDRAKEMGIDWWERDPTLSAGRQDLEDENARLRRRLEALEAGGGRDELPAGAGDGVSGREDPATGSRREEEAAPTGLRRENARTGSRREDAPAGSRDGTPARETVPASSRTGSSRRKDAATSRDGGGRRSDSKAAKDTKDTKEAPARSRDSGTRRPRKG, via the coding sequence GTGAACGAGACCGTGCGATGGGACTCCGGGGCGCAACCCGCCGTGGAACGCCGGGGTGAGAGCGCCAACCTCGCCGACATCCTGGAACGCGTCCTCGACAAGGGCATCGTGATCGCCGGGGACATCCAGGTGAACCTCCTGGACATCGAACTGCTGACGATCAAGGTGCGGCTGGTGGTGGCGTCGGTCGACCGGGCGAAGGAGATGGGGATCGACTGGTGGGAGCGTGACCCGACGCTCTCGGCGGGCCGGCAGGACCTGGAGGACGAGAACGCCCGGCTCCGCCGGCGTCTCGAGGCGCTGGAGGCCGGCGGCGGCCGCGACGAGCTCCCGGCCGGCGCCGGGGACGGCGTGTCCGGGCGGGAGGACCCGGCGACGGGTTCGCGGCGCGAGGAAGAGGCCGCGCCCACCGGCTTGCGGCGGGAGAACGCGCGCACCGGTTCCCGGCGCGAGGACGCGCCCGCCGGCTCCCGGGACGGCACCCCCGCGCGCGAGACGGTTCCCGCCAGTTCCCGTACCGGCAGCTCCCGGCGCAAGGACGCCGCCACCTCCCGGGACGGCGGCGGGCGGCGCAGCGACTCCAAGGCGGCCAAGGACACCAAGGACACCAAGGAGGCCCCCGCCCGCTCCCGTGACAGCGGTACCCGCCGTCCCCGGAAGGGATGA
- a CDS encoding CoA-binding protein, translated as MTWENPPAWRRMQILQDTRTVAVVGASPNPSRASNFVATYLLASTGFEVYFVNPNATEILGRPVYPSLAELPVVPDLVDVFRRPEDLSGVLDEVLALPGRPHTFWLQFGLFDADLAARAEAAGLEVVMDRCLKVEHARFAGGLHLAGFNTGVISARRRG; from the coding sequence GTGACCTGGGAGAACCCGCCGGCGTGGCGGCGCATGCAGATCCTGCAGGACACCCGGACGGTCGCCGTCGTCGGTGCGTCGCCGAACCCGTCGCGGGCCAGCAACTTCGTCGCGACCTACCTGCTCGCCTCCACCGGGTTCGAGGTGTACTTCGTGAACCCGAACGCGACGGAGATCCTCGGCCGGCCGGTGTACCCGTCGCTGGCGGAGCTGCCCGTCGTGCCGGACCTCGTCGACGTGTTCCGCCGGCCCGAGGACCTCTCCGGCGTGCTGGACGAGGTGCTCGCCCTGCCCGGGCGGCCGCACACGTTCTGGCTGCAGTTCGGCCTGTTCGACGCCGATCTCGCCGCCCGGGCCGAGGCCGCGGGCCTCGAGGTCGTGATGGACCGGTGCCTGAAGGTCGAGCACGCCCGCTTCGCCGGCGGGCTGCACCTCGCCGGGTTCAACACCGGGGTGATCAGCGCCCGCCGGCGCGGCTGA
- the pyk gene encoding pyruvate kinase gives MTRRTKIVCTIGPATATPDRIRDLVDAGMDVARLNFSHGDREDHKRVYDMVRAAADTSGRAVGILADLQGPKIRLGRFADGPTEWKTGEEVRITVEDVPGTYDRVSTTYKGLAQDARPEDRLLVDDGKVGLRVVAVEGDDVVCRVTEGGPVSDNKGLSLPGMNISVPALSDKDVADLEFALSLRVDVIALSFVRSPADIDLVHKIMDSSGLGRIPVVAKLEKPEAVDNLEAIVLAFDGIMVARGDLGVELPLQNVPLVQKRAVQIARENAKPVIVATQMLDSMITNSRPTRAEASDVANAVLDGTDAVMLSGETSVGRYPIKTVRTMAEIVEAVEAGPASVPPLNHVPRTKRGVLSYAARDIGERLSARALVAFSQSGDTVRRLARLHTRLPLLAFTPEPAVRSQLAMTWGVETFLVDKVDSTDAMVRQVDHAILSIGRFKPGDLVVIVAGSPPATVGSTNLIRVHRLGEDDHA, from the coding sequence GTGACACGTCGAACCAAGATCGTTTGTACCATCGGTCCGGCCACCGCCACCCCGGACCGGATCCGTGACCTCGTCGACGCCGGGATGGACGTGGCCCGGCTCAACTTCAGCCACGGTGACCGCGAGGACCACAAGCGCGTCTACGACATGGTCCGTGCCGCCGCCGACACCAGCGGCCGCGCCGTCGGCATCCTCGCCGACCTGCAGGGCCCGAAGATCCGCCTCGGCCGTTTCGCCGACGGCCCGACCGAGTGGAAGACCGGCGAGGAGGTGCGGATCACCGTCGAGGACGTGCCCGGCACCTACGACCGCGTCTCCACCACCTACAAGGGGCTCGCCCAGGACGCCCGGCCCGAGGACCGGCTGCTCGTCGACGACGGCAAGGTCGGCCTGCGCGTCGTCGCCGTCGAGGGCGACGACGTCGTCTGCCGCGTCACCGAGGGTGGCCCGGTGTCGGACAACAAGGGCCTCTCCCTGCCCGGCATGAACATCTCGGTGCCGGCACTGTCCGACAAGGACGTCGCCGACCTGGAGTTCGCGCTGTCGCTGCGGGTCGACGTCATCGCGCTGTCGTTCGTGCGCAGCCCCGCCGACATCGACCTCGTCCACAAGATCATGGACAGCTCCGGCCTGGGCCGGATCCCGGTGGTCGCCAAGCTGGAGAAGCCGGAGGCCGTCGACAACCTCGAAGCCATCGTCCTCGCCTTCGACGGCATCATGGTCGCCCGTGGCGACCTGGGCGTGGAGCTGCCGCTGCAGAACGTGCCGCTGGTACAGAAGCGGGCCGTCCAGATCGCCCGGGAGAACGCGAAGCCGGTCATCGTGGCCACCCAGATGCTGGACTCGATGATCACCAACTCGCGCCCGACCCGGGCCGAGGCCTCCGACGTGGCGAACGCGGTGCTCGACGGCACCGACGCCGTCATGCTCTCCGGCGAGACCAGCGTCGGCCGGTACCCGATCAAGACGGTCCGGACGATGGCCGAGATCGTCGAGGCCGTCGAGGCCGGGCCGGCGAGCGTCCCGCCGCTGAACCACGTGCCGCGGACCAAGCGGGGCGTGCTGTCCTACGCCGCGCGCGACATCGGTGAGCGGCTCTCGGCGCGGGCACTGGTCGCGTTCTCCCAGTCCGGTGACACCGTGCGGCGGCTCGCCCGGCTGCACACCCGGCTGCCACTGCTGGCGTTCACCCCGGAGCCGGCGGTGCGCAGCCAGCTGGCGATGACCTGGGGCGTCGAGACGTTCCTCGTCGACAAGGTCGACTCCACGGACGCCATGGTCCGCCAGGTCGACCACGCGATCCTGTCCATCGGCCGGTTCAAGCCGGGCGACCTCGTCGTGATCGTCGCCGGGTCGCCGCCCGCCACGGTCGGGTCGACGAACCTGATCCGGGTGCACCGGCTGGGCGAGGACGACCACGCCTGA
- a CDS encoding acyl-CoA thioesterase II, whose product MTAEPAPRTPASTEIAADGEPRGQAVLDDLVALLDLEWLEDNLFRGVSPPVSLPRVFGGQVAAQALVAAGRTVSQDRPVHSLHAYFIRPGDPRIPIVYETERVRDGRSFTTRRVLAIQRGEPIFSLSASFQLAQEGLVHTEPMPAGVPAPDDVDDLGTRAVRGDGGWMAGLPRPLDIRLIDEPPWSRHRAGASDDPVRLWLRADGTLPDDTLLGVCVLTYASDLTLLGSVLARHDVTEARPQMASLDHAMWFHGPFRADEWLLYTCYSPAASGGRGLATGRFFTADGRLVATTMQEGLVRVPRGRA is encoded by the coding sequence GTGACCGCCGAGCCCGCCCCTCGCACGCCCGCGTCCACCGAGATCGCCGCCGACGGCGAGCCGCGTGGCCAGGCCGTCCTCGACGACCTGGTCGCGTTGCTCGACCTGGAGTGGCTGGAGGACAACCTCTTCCGCGGCGTCAGCCCCCCGGTCTCGCTGCCCCGGGTGTTCGGGGGCCAGGTCGCCGCGCAGGCGCTGGTCGCGGCCGGCCGGACGGTGTCCCAGGACCGCCCGGTGCACTCGCTGCACGCGTACTTCATCCGGCCCGGCGACCCGCGCATCCCGATCGTCTACGAGACCGAGCGGGTGCGCGACGGCCGCTCCTTCACGACCCGCCGCGTACTGGCCATCCAACGCGGCGAGCCGATCTTCTCGCTGTCGGCGTCGTTCCAGCTCGCCCAGGAGGGGCTGGTGCACACCGAGCCGATGCCGGCCGGGGTGCCGGCCCCGGACGACGTCGACGACCTCGGCACCCGGGCGGTGCGCGGCGACGGCGGCTGGATGGCGGGCCTGCCCCGGCCGCTGGACATCCGGCTCATCGACGAACCGCCGTGGTCCCGGCACCGGGCCGGTGCCTCCGACGACCCGGTGCGCCTGTGGCTGCGCGCCGACGGCACGCTGCCCGACGACACGCTGCTGGGGGTGTGCGTGCTCACCTACGCCAGCGACCTGACGCTGCTCGGCTCGGTGCTGGCCCGGCACGACGTGACCGAGGCCCGCCCGCAGATGGCCAGCCTGGACCATGCGATGTGGTTCCACGGGCCGTTCCGCGCCGACGAGTGGCTGCTCTACACCTGCTACTCGCCGGCGGCGTCCGGCGGGCGCGGGCTGGCCACCGGCCGGTTCTTCACCGCCGACGGCCGCCTGGTCGCGACGACCATGCAGGAGGGCCTGGTGCGGGTGCCGCGGGGGCGCGCGTGA
- a CDS encoding FAD-binding oxidoreductase, with the protein MARRVRVGGGALLRDMDAATQEHGLAVPAGEIGHTGVAGLTLGGGMGWLTRRAGLTIDNLLAAQVVLADGGVVRADTEEHPDLFWALRGGGGNFGIVTEFEFAAVPVGPIVSFGLFFFGLDDGAAVLRAARETIPHLPPTVGFQIIAVTAPPAPFVPAEVQHRLGWAIAVVGTTGSTPDPEAEQVHERVRATFPERLFEFCTPMPFTALQQMFDEGNAWGMHAYDKSCSVATLTEPAIEVLAEHVARKVSPMSVVHLYTLDGAYSAVAEDATAFGGGRSPRLTVFLIGLSPDGAGLPAERAWVRAFHRALLPHAIGTGMYVNAMTADDADRLRATYGDKYDRLAEIKAVYDPANLFHRNANIPPAG; encoded by the coding sequence GTGGCACGCCGGGTCCGGGTCGGCGGCGGCGCGCTGTTGCGGGACATGGACGCCGCCACCCAGGAGCACGGCCTCGCCGTGCCCGCCGGGGAGATCGGGCACACCGGTGTCGCCGGGCTGACCCTCGGCGGCGGGATGGGCTGGCTGACCCGCCGGGCCGGGCTCACGATCGACAACCTGCTCGCGGCGCAGGTGGTGCTCGCCGACGGTGGCGTGGTCCGGGCCGACACCGAGGAGCATCCCGACCTGTTCTGGGCGCTGCGCGGGGGCGGGGGCAACTTCGGGATCGTCACCGAGTTCGAGTTCGCGGCCGTCCCGGTCGGCCCGATCGTCTCCTTCGGCCTGTTCTTCTTCGGCCTCGACGACGGCGCCGCGGTGCTCCGCGCGGCCCGCGAGACCATCCCGCACCTGCCGCCGACGGTCGGGTTCCAGATCATCGCGGTGACCGCGCCGCCCGCGCCGTTCGTGCCGGCCGAGGTCCAGCACCGCCTGGGCTGGGCGATCGCCGTCGTCGGGACCACGGGCTCGACACCGGACCCGGAGGCCGAGCAGGTGCACGAGCGGGTGCGTGCGACGTTCCCGGAGCGGCTCTTCGAGTTCTGCACGCCGATGCCGTTCACCGCGCTGCAGCAGATGTTCGACGAGGGCAACGCCTGGGGCATGCACGCCTACGACAAGAGCTGCTCGGTGGCGACGCTCACCGAACCGGCGATCGAGGTGCTCGCCGAGCACGTCGCCCGCAAGGTGTCCCCGATGTCGGTGGTGCACCTCTACACCCTCGACGGCGCCTACTCGGCCGTCGCCGAGGACGCGACCGCGTTCGGCGGCGGCCGCAGCCCGCGGCTGACCGTGTTCCTGATCGGGCTGTCGCCGGACGGGGCCGGGCTGCCCGCCGAGCGGGCGTGGGTGCGTGCGTTCCACCGGGCGCTGCTGCCGCACGCGATCGGGACCGGGATGTACGTCAATGCGATGACGGCCGACGACGCCGACCGGCTCCGTGCGACCTACGGCGACAAGTACGACCGCCTGGCCGAGATCAAGGCCGTCTACGACCCGGCCAACCTGTTCCACCGCAACGCCAACATCCCGCCGGCCGGCTGA
- a CDS encoding O-acetylhomoserine aminocarboxypropyltransferase/cysteine synthase family protein: protein MSEQRDGDRAWGFRTRAVHAGSVPDAATGSRAVPIHQTTSYVFQDTDDAAALFALQKYGLVYSRIANPTVAALEERLASLDGGIGAVCTASGQAAEFLTFAALAGAGDHAVAAAGLYGGTITQLDVTLRRFGVDTTFVPGTDPADYAAAIRPETKFVFAEVISNPGGEVADIAGLAEVAHARGIPLIIDATLATPYLCRPLEHGADIVIHSVTKFLGGHGTTLGGVVVEAGTFDWGNGNFPGMTEPVPSYGGLSWWGNFQELGFLTKLRAEQLRDVGATLSPHSAFLLMQGVETLPQRMEQHVANARHVAEWLAADPRVSYVTYAGLPSHPHHERARRYLPDGPGAVFAFGVAERDRASGSRRGGREAGSRFIESVQLCSHLANVGDARTLVLHPASTTHQQLTAEQLDRAGVPADMIRISVGLEDPEDIVWDLDQALTAAQKETS from the coding sequence GTGAGCGAGCAGCGAGACGGCGACCGTGCCTGGGGCTTCCGCACCCGCGCCGTGCACGCCGGCAGCGTCCCGGACGCGGCGACCGGGTCGCGGGCCGTGCCGATCCACCAGACCACCAGCTACGTGTTCCAGGACACCGACGACGCCGCCGCGCTGTTCGCGCTGCAGAAGTACGGGCTGGTCTACTCGCGGATCGCGAACCCGACGGTCGCCGCGCTGGAGGAGCGCCTCGCCAGCCTGGACGGCGGCATCGGTGCCGTGTGCACGGCCAGCGGCCAGGCCGCGGAGTTCCTCACGTTCGCCGCGCTCGCCGGCGCCGGCGACCACGCCGTCGCCGCGGCCGGGCTGTACGGCGGCACGATCACCCAGCTCGACGTGACGCTGCGCCGGTTCGGGGTCGACACGACGTTCGTCCCGGGCACCGACCCGGCCGACTACGCCGCCGCGATCCGCCCGGAGACGAAGTTCGTGTTCGCCGAGGTGATCTCCAACCCGGGTGGGGAGGTCGCCGACATCGCCGGGCTGGCCGAGGTCGCGCACGCGCGCGGGATCCCGCTGATCATCGACGCGACGCTCGCGACCCCCTACCTGTGCCGCCCGCTGGAACACGGCGCCGACATCGTCATCCACTCGGTCACGAAGTTCCTCGGCGGGCACGGCACGACCCTCGGCGGCGTGGTGGTCGAGGCCGGCACGTTCGACTGGGGCAACGGCAACTTCCCGGGCATGACCGAGCCGGTGCCGTCGTACGGCGGGCTGAGCTGGTGGGGCAACTTCCAGGAGCTCGGCTTCCTCACCAAGCTGCGCGCCGAGCAGCTGCGCGACGTCGGTGCCACGCTCTCGCCGCACTCGGCGTTCCTGCTGATGCAGGGCGTGGAGACGCTGCCGCAGCGGATGGAGCAGCACGTGGCGAACGCCCGGCACGTGGCGGAGTGGCTGGCGGCCGACCCGCGCGTCTCGTACGTGACCTACGCGGGTTTGCCGTCGCACCCGCACCACGAGCGGGCCCGCCGCTACCTGCCGGACGGCCCCGGCGCCGTCTTCGCGTTCGGGGTGGCCGAGCGGGACCGAGCGAGCGGGAGCCGGCGCGGCGGCCGGGAGGCCGGTTCCCGGTTCATCGAGTCGGTGCAGCTGTGCAGCCACCTCGCGAACGTCGGCGACGCCCGCACGCTCGTCCTGCACCCGGCGTCGACCACCCACCAACAGCTCACCGCCGAGCAGCTGGACCGCGCGGGCGTGCCCGCGGACATGATCCGGATCTCGGTCGGGCTCGAGGACCCGGAGGACATCGTGTGGGACCTCGACCAGGCGCTGACGGCGGCCCAGAAGGAGACCTCGTGA
- a CDS encoding gas vesicle protein GvpG codes for MGLITGLLTLPLAPVRGVVWVAEQIEQEVDREMNDPAVVRRKIDDVEREYERGEIDEAERDARQDELLQRLMPRDGGPGV; via the coding sequence ATGGGGCTGATCACCGGACTGCTGACGCTGCCGCTGGCCCCGGTCCGCGGGGTCGTCTGGGTCGCCGAGCAGATCGAGCAGGAGGTCGACCGGGAGATGAACGACCCGGCGGTCGTCCGCCGGAAGATCGACGACGTCGAGCGGGAGTACGAGCGGGGGGAGATCGACGAGGCCGAGCGTGACGCCCGCCAGGACGAGCTGCTGCAGCGCCTGATGCCGCGGGACGGGGGCCCGGGTGTCTGA
- a CDS encoding SRPBCC family protein, producing the protein MADTDTGRSSASAQLPMDRLKDAAQALLTVVTERAVAAAADRVDALSDRLGEVADNGGVGLGSALGGGRALLQGDNPITGAVKGGLSAVKDKAAEAVGLGGGSGGGSGGERGKFKFTNIVEEIDVGVPVRIAYDQWTQFADFPSFMKKVHSVEQEADEKTVWKAQVFWSKRTWNATIIEQVPDSHIIWRSQGVKGYVDGIVSFHELTPTLTRVLLVLEYYPVGFFEKTGNIWRAVGRRARLEFKHYRRHVMVSSLLHQDELEGWRGEIRDSEVVKTHEEALEEEERAAEENGYDEDPYDADDDYDDDYDEYDDTDRGGREHADDADEDDIDEDETDYADEDEADEVDRDEEVVTR; encoded by the coding sequence ATGGCTGACACGGACACCGGACGGTCGTCCGCGTCCGCGCAGCTCCCGATGGACCGGTTGAAGGACGCGGCGCAGGCCTTGCTCACGGTGGTCACCGAGCGCGCCGTCGCTGCCGCGGCGGACCGGGTCGACGCCCTGTCCGACCGGCTCGGCGAGGTCGCCGACAACGGGGGCGTCGGGCTCGGCTCGGCCCTGGGTGGCGGCCGCGCCCTGCTGCAGGGCGACAACCCGATCACCGGTGCGGTGAAGGGTGGCCTGTCCGCGGTGAAGGACAAGGCCGCGGAGGCCGTCGGACTCGGCGGCGGTTCCGGTGGCGGTTCCGGCGGGGAACGCGGCAAGTTCAAGTTCACCAACATCGTCGAGGAGATCGACGTCGGGGTCCCGGTGCGGATCGCCTACGACCAGTGGACACAGTTCGCCGACTTTCCGAGCTTCATGAAGAAGGTGCACAGCGTCGAGCAGGAGGCCGACGAGAAGACGGTGTGGAAGGCGCAGGTCTTCTGGTCGAAGCGGACGTGGAACGCCACGATCATCGAACAGGTGCCCGACAGCCACATCATCTGGCGATCCCAGGGCGTGAAGGGATATGTCGACGGGATCGTCTCCTTCCACGAGCTGACGCCGACGCTGACCAGGGTCCTGCTGGTCCTGGAGTACTACCCGGTCGGATTCTTCGAGAAGACCGGAAACATCTGGCGTGCGGTGGGCCGGCGGGCCCGGCTGGAGTTCAAGCACTACCGGCGGCACGTCATGGTCTCCTCGCTGCTGCACCAGGACGAGCTCGAGGGCTGGCGGGGCGAGATCCGGGACAGCGAGGTCGTCAAGACCCACGAGGAGGCGCTCGAAGAGGAGGAGCGTGCCGCCGAGGAGAACGGGTACGACGAGGACCCGTACGACGCGGACGACGACTACGACGACGACTACGACGAGTACGACGACACCGACCGCGGCGGCCGGGAACATGCCGACGACGCCGACGAGGACGACATCGATGAGGACGAGACCGACTACGCCGACGAGGACGAGGCCGACGAAGTCGATCGCGACGAGGAGGTGGTGACCCGGTGA
- a CDS encoding GvpL/GvpF family gas vesicle protein, protein MSGTTTATGTYVYGVVAAGAEIPADLAAVGGAGEITLIDHGDLAAIVSDIPTDRPLGRPDDLKAHERVVDAVAAERTVLPMRFGGVVRDDRAVVSELLEPHHDFFADALRQLDGRVQFVVSGRYDQDLLLARIVERNPTIAELSRELRDTDPDATHFERIKLGEQIAAEVDREREADAGTAVELLEPLCEGIVVKQAGGEDGALHLAVLVRRDRQAEFDDALEALANEWGERVTLQLIGPVAPFDFLPEPEQEAGVEA, encoded by the coding sequence GTGAGCGGGACGACGACGGCGACCGGAACCTACGTGTACGGCGTGGTCGCGGCCGGGGCGGAGATCCCCGCCGACCTCGCCGCGGTGGGCGGCGCCGGTGAGATCACCCTGATCGACCACGGCGACCTGGCGGCAATCGTCAGCGACATCCCGACCGACCGGCCACTCGGCCGGCCCGACGACCTGAAGGCGCACGAGCGGGTGGTCGACGCGGTCGCCGCGGAGCGGACGGTCCTCCCGATGCGGTTCGGCGGGGTGGTCCGCGACGACCGGGCCGTGGTCTCCGAGCTCCTCGAACCGCACCACGACTTCTTCGCGGACGCGTTGCGGCAGCTCGACGGCCGAGTGCAGTTCGTCGTGAGCGGGCGCTACGACCAGGATCTCCTGCTGGCCCGCATCGTGGAGCGGAACCCCACCATCGCCGAGCTCAGCCGGGAGCTGCGGGACACCGACCCCGACGCCACGCATTTCGAGCGGATCAAGCTGGGAGAGCAGATCGCGGCCGAGGTCGACCGGGAGCGCGAGGCCGACGCCGGCACCGCGGTCGAACTCCTCGAGCCGTTGTGCGAGGGGATCGTGGTGAAGCAGGCCGGCGGTGAGGACGGAGCGCTGCACCTCGCGGTGCTGGTCCGCCGGGACCGGCAGGCCGAGTTCGACGACGCCCTCGAGGCGCTCGCGAACGAGTGGGGCGAGCGGGTGACGCTGCAGCTCATCGGCCCGGTCGCGCCGTTCGACTTCCTGCCCGAACCCGAGCAGGAGGCCGGGGTGGAGGCGTGA